A genomic window from Triticum urartu cultivar G1812 chromosome 7, Tu2.1, whole genome shotgun sequence includes:
- the LOC125524516 gene encoding glycerophosphodiester phosphodiesterase GDPDL4-like isoform X1, which yields MRSSRVRGGGGGGGGGEAAAFLAALLCGLLLLLGAADAQGIRRPSAYKTLRGDAPLVIAQGGFSGVFPDSSQAAFAFALLASAPDTSVWCDVQLTKDGVGICLRDINMANCTNAATAYPAKKKKYVIDGVPKTGHFSLDFTYSEVQNTYLTQGFYSRTDRFDSIYNIFSVTDLQSHIKPPSVWLNVQHDVFYSQHGLNMRRYIVSILKSVSVKYISSPEIGFLKSISKRVRGRTKLVFRFPDNFLSDPSTNQTYSSLSKNLTFIKTIASGIMVPKSYIWQVTNDNYLLPPTSFVQDAHRAGLEIYASDFANDRIIPYNYSYDPLQEYLSFISDGGFSVDGVLTDYPITASEAIGCFANLNESKADHGKPLIISHNGASGDYPDCTDLAYQNAIKDGADVIDCALQVTKDGVLICMSSINLLETTNVQRTPFSTLTSVIPEIKSTAGIYTFNLTWNNISDSSLKPKISSPLSSYYLVRNPRYTNNGKFVKFSDFLEYGKDQDLSGIMIIIENAAFIAKSLGVDVLESLTTALNDAGYNNQTTKEVMIQSTDSAVLVKLKQQKAKYKLVYTLPQGIGDASPSSLADVKEFAEAVVVDRNSFFAISLQFIINQTSLVKDLRSAGLTVYAQVFRNEFLSQPWDFFSDETVEINSYAQSLKVDGLITDFPKTVRRYKRNSCTGKDKPAYMETVDVGGLVQLLQRNAAPEAQPPAVAPMRELNETEVLQPPFPPVAPKNAPPGAAAPPGSSPSDAHTTAVSTCILLVAACAALLL from the exons ATGAGGAGCAGTAGAGTCCGCGGAGgaggcggtggtggtggtggcggagagGCCGCCGCCTTCCTCGCCGCGCTGCTGTGCGGCCTCCTGCTCTTGCTCGGCGCCGCCGACGCGCAGGGCATCCGGCGCCCCTCGGCCTACAAAACACTACGAG GTGATGCTCCCCTTGTTATCGCCCAAGGCGGATTTTCAGGGGTATTTCCTGATTCCAGCCAGGCCGCCTTTGCTTTCGCATTGCTTGCCAGCGCACCTGATACAAGCGTGTGGTGCGATGTGCAACTCACAAAAGATGGCGTTGGGATTTGCCTTCGAGACATAAATATGGCAAACTGCACCAATGCTGCAACAGCCTACCCTGCGAAAAAGAAGAAGTATGTCATCGATGGCGTGCCCAAAACTGGACACTTCTCTCTCGACTTCACCTATTCTGAGGTCCAAAACACTTACT TAACACAGGGATTTTATTCTCGCACCGACAGGTTTGATTCCATATATAATATCTTTTCCGTGACAGACTTGCAGTCCCATATCAAGCCGCCTTCCGTTTGGCTGAATGTTCAG CATGACGTCTTCTATTCGCAACATGGTTTGAACATGAGAAGATACATAGTTTCCATCCTAAAGAGTGTCTCTGTGAAGTATATTTCATCACCTGAGATAGGTTTCCTCAAAAGCATATCTAAAAGAGTTCGCGGCAGAACAAAGCTTGTGTTTCGCTTTCCTGATAACTTTCTGTCTGATCCTTCTACAAACCAAACCTATAGCTCACTGTCTAAGAACCTAACGTTTATTAAGACAATTGCTTCTGGTATCATGGTCCCCAAGAGCTACATCTGGCAAGTGACGAATGATAACTATCTGCTGCCTCCAACATCCTTTGTCCAAGATGCCCACAGGGCAGGGTTAGAAATATATGCATCTGACTTCGCAAATGATAGGATTATTCCCTATAACTACAGTTATGATCCCTTGCAAGAATACCTATCATTTATAAGTGATGGTGGCTTCTCCGTGGATGGTGTGTTAACAGACTACCCTATTACTGCATCCGAGGCTATTG GCTGTTTTGCTAACTTGAATGAAAGTAAGGCGGATCATG GGAAACCTTTAATTATTTCGCATAATGGTGCCAGTGGAGACTATCCGGATTGTACTGATCTTGCCTACCAGAATGCAATTAAGGATGGTGCGGACGTGATTGACTGTGCCCTTCAGGTCACAAAAGATGGAGTTCTTATTTGCATGAGTTCCATCAACCTGCTCGAGACCACCAATGTTCAGAGGACACCTTTCAGTACCCTTACATCTGTCATTCCTGAAATTAAGAGTACAGCAGGGATTTATACATTCAACCTTACTTGGAACAACATTAGCGATAGTTCTTTGAAAC CCAAGATATCTAGCCCATTGAGTAGCTACTATCTTGTAAGAAACCCGAGATACACAAACAATGGGAAGTTTGTCAAGTTCTCAGATTTTCTGGAATATGGAAAGGATCAGGATTTGTCTGGCATCATGATCATTATCGAG AATGCTGCATTTATAGCGAAATCTTTAGGAGTTGATGTTCTCGAGTCCTTAACCACTGCCTTAAATGATGCTGGCTATAATAATCAAACGACCAAGGAAGTCATGATCCAGTCAACAGATAGCGCTGTTCTTGTCAAATTGAAGCAGCAGAAAGCAAAATACAAGCTTGTTTACACTCTCCCGCAAGGCATTGGGGATGCTTCTCCTTCCTCACTAGCCGATGTCAAGGAGTTTGCCGAGGCTGTGGTCGTTGACAGGAATTCCTTTTTTGCAATAAGTTTGCAATTTATCATCAACCAAACCAGCCTGGTGAAAGACCTGCGGTCCGCAGGGCTAACGGTATATGCGCAGGTGTTCCGCAATGAGTTCCTATCACAACCTTGGGACTTCTTCTCGGATGAAACAGTGGAAATCAATAGCTATGCCCAGTCGCTTAAAGTCGATGGCTTAATTACCGACTTCCCCAAGACAGTGAGGAGATACAAGA GGAATTCTTGTACAGGAAAGGACAAGCCCGCCTACATGGAGACCGTTGATGTCGGCGGCCTCGTGCAGCTACTCCAGAGAAATGCCGCTCCTGAGGCCCAGCCGCCAGCGGTGGCACCGATGCGAGAATTGAACGAAACAGAGGTGCTGCAGCCGCCATTCCCCCCTGTCGCGCCTAAGAATGCACCTCCTGGTGCCGCCGCACCTCCCGGTTCATCGCCATCTGATGCTCACACGACGGCTGTAAGCACCTGCATTCTGCTGGTAGCGGCCTGTGCAGCTCTGCTGCTTTGA
- the LOC125524516 gene encoding glycerophosphodiester phosphodiesterase GDPDL4-like isoform X2, translating to MANCTNAATAYPAKKKKYVIDGVPKTGHFSLDFTYSEVQNTYLTQGFYSRTDRFDSIYNIFSVTDLQSHIKPPSVWLNVQHDVFYSQHGLNMRRYIVSILKSVSVKYISSPEIGFLKSISKRVRGRTKLVFRFPDNFLSDPSTNQTYSSLSKNLTFIKTIASGIMVPKSYIWQVTNDNYLLPPTSFVQDAHRAGLEIYASDFANDRIIPYNYSYDPLQEYLSFISDGGFSVDGVLTDYPITASEAIGCFANLNESKADHGKPLIISHNGASGDYPDCTDLAYQNAIKDGADVIDCALQVTKDGVLICMSSINLLETTNVQRTPFSTLTSVIPEIKSTAGIYTFNLTWNNISDSSLKPKISSPLSSYYLVRNPRYTNNGKFVKFSDFLEYGKDQDLSGIMIIIENAAFIAKSLGVDVLESLTTALNDAGYNNQTTKEVMIQSTDSAVLVKLKQQKAKYKLVYTLPQGIGDASPSSLADVKEFAEAVVVDRNSFFAISLQFIINQTSLVKDLRSAGLTVYAQVFRNEFLSQPWDFFSDETVEINSYAQSLKVDGLITDFPKTVRRYKRNSCTGKDKPAYMETVDVGGLVQLLQRNAAPEAQPPAVAPMRELNETEVLQPPFPPVAPKNAPPGAAAPPGSSPSDAHTTAVSTCILLVAACAALLL from the exons ATGGCAAACTGCACCAATGCTGCAACAGCCTACCCTGCGAAAAAGAAGAAGTATGTCATCGATGGCGTGCCCAAAACTGGACACTTCTCTCTCGACTTCACCTATTCTGAGGTCCAAAACACTTACT TAACACAGGGATTTTATTCTCGCACCGACAGGTTTGATTCCATATATAATATCTTTTCCGTGACAGACTTGCAGTCCCATATCAAGCCGCCTTCCGTTTGGCTGAATGTTCAG CATGACGTCTTCTATTCGCAACATGGTTTGAACATGAGAAGATACATAGTTTCCATCCTAAAGAGTGTCTCTGTGAAGTATATTTCATCACCTGAGATAGGTTTCCTCAAAAGCATATCTAAAAGAGTTCGCGGCAGAACAAAGCTTGTGTTTCGCTTTCCTGATAACTTTCTGTCTGATCCTTCTACAAACCAAACCTATAGCTCACTGTCTAAGAACCTAACGTTTATTAAGACAATTGCTTCTGGTATCATGGTCCCCAAGAGCTACATCTGGCAAGTGACGAATGATAACTATCTGCTGCCTCCAACATCCTTTGTCCAAGATGCCCACAGGGCAGGGTTAGAAATATATGCATCTGACTTCGCAAATGATAGGATTATTCCCTATAACTACAGTTATGATCCCTTGCAAGAATACCTATCATTTATAAGTGATGGTGGCTTCTCCGTGGATGGTGTGTTAACAGACTACCCTATTACTGCATCCGAGGCTATTG GCTGTTTTGCTAACTTGAATGAAAGTAAGGCGGATCATG GGAAACCTTTAATTATTTCGCATAATGGTGCCAGTGGAGACTATCCGGATTGTACTGATCTTGCCTACCAGAATGCAATTAAGGATGGTGCGGACGTGATTGACTGTGCCCTTCAGGTCACAAAAGATGGAGTTCTTATTTGCATGAGTTCCATCAACCTGCTCGAGACCACCAATGTTCAGAGGACACCTTTCAGTACCCTTACATCTGTCATTCCTGAAATTAAGAGTACAGCAGGGATTTATACATTCAACCTTACTTGGAACAACATTAGCGATAGTTCTTTGAAAC CCAAGATATCTAGCCCATTGAGTAGCTACTATCTTGTAAGAAACCCGAGATACACAAACAATGGGAAGTTTGTCAAGTTCTCAGATTTTCTGGAATATGGAAAGGATCAGGATTTGTCTGGCATCATGATCATTATCGAG AATGCTGCATTTATAGCGAAATCTTTAGGAGTTGATGTTCTCGAGTCCTTAACCACTGCCTTAAATGATGCTGGCTATAATAATCAAACGACCAAGGAAGTCATGATCCAGTCAACAGATAGCGCTGTTCTTGTCAAATTGAAGCAGCAGAAAGCAAAATACAAGCTTGTTTACACTCTCCCGCAAGGCATTGGGGATGCTTCTCCTTCCTCACTAGCCGATGTCAAGGAGTTTGCCGAGGCTGTGGTCGTTGACAGGAATTCCTTTTTTGCAATAAGTTTGCAATTTATCATCAACCAAACCAGCCTGGTGAAAGACCTGCGGTCCGCAGGGCTAACGGTATATGCGCAGGTGTTCCGCAATGAGTTCCTATCACAACCTTGGGACTTCTTCTCGGATGAAACAGTGGAAATCAATAGCTATGCCCAGTCGCTTAAAGTCGATGGCTTAATTACCGACTTCCCCAAGACAGTGAGGAGATACAAGA GGAATTCTTGTACAGGAAAGGACAAGCCCGCCTACATGGAGACCGTTGATGTCGGCGGCCTCGTGCAGCTACTCCAGAGAAATGCCGCTCCTGAGGCCCAGCCGCCAGCGGTGGCACCGATGCGAGAATTGAACGAAACAGAGGTGCTGCAGCCGCCATTCCCCCCTGTCGCGCCTAAGAATGCACCTCCTGGTGCCGCCGCACCTCCCGGTTCATCGCCATCTGATGCTCACACGACGGCTGTAAGCACCTGCATTCTGCTGGTAGCGGCCTGTGCAGCTCTGCTGCTTTGA